In Microplitis demolitor isolate Queensland-Clemson2020A chromosome 10, iyMicDemo2.1a, whole genome shotgun sequence, the sequence ATTTTCTTCTAAAAAGTTGATGACCGGATGTCGTATCGTTTTACGTCACTTCTGTGACTATTTTATTTGGTTGTCGATTGGTTGACTGAGATAGTGGCGGGATTTTTGAAGGAAGGAAGGCGAACGAAGCCAGCGTGTTATGTCTAGTGATTATAAATTCATAGAAATCTAAAATTCAACAATTTGTTGGGTACGGGCCAGCCTTAGAAGATATTAGGTTCAGACATGCCAATTATATttgttcatttatatatatgtttttgatGATtgcgaacaaaaaaattacacagataaGGCCATCACAAGAATAAgtacaagtaaataaaaagtgcTAGTTCAATTTATTCTTGAATTGATTTGTCCCTATACTCTAAACAGTATTCCTAGTGGTAATTTTGATCAATTCTGGAGCAAATCTTGAGCAAGTTAAGGAGAATACAACgaaatatatctatacatactGTGATTTCAAGATCTTGACTAAGATAGCTACTAGGGATTTAGACAAGTTTAATTTTGTGGTGCTAAATTGGgtgcaaattaattattatttgactAAATTCGTTAAAATCTAATCATATGTTATCAAATACATTTAGGTCTAACTCATCCACATCTAGTTTGaaactttttcatattttttgaataagagTATCTAAATCTATTGATATCACAATGAATTTGTTCTGATCTGtgtattgtttttaaatctgTGCtactttctttaaattttgatattttacttgaatatatattttataagtataatttgCTCTGATAATCAtccagtaaaaaatattatctaatTACATTTGACACTGGGTCTATCtagctaaaaaaaatgcattcattttcatttattctgaatttttttttaaatattatattcttacagaattaaataaaaatccagtAGAAGGGTTTTCAGCTGGCCTTATTGACGACAATGATATTTACAGATGGGAAGTGCTCATTATTGGACCTCCGGATacattatagtaattattttaatccaatATAGACTTGAATTATTGGTATTTGTAACATTACTTCGGAACATATTTActaacaaaaaatgtttttttttttttatatttaaaaatcagtgAAGGAGGATTTTTTAAAGCGCATTTACAATTTCCGAAAGAATATCCACTCAGACCACCaagaatgaaatttataacagAAATATGGCATCCAAacagtaaaattgaaaaattatattttcataaaataagtaattcaATATATCCATTATTATTCATCaattgataacttttttttagttgaaaaaaatggtGACGTCTGTATATCGATCTTACATGAACCCGGGGATGATAAATGGGGCTATGAAAAAGCATCAGAACGATGGCTACCAGTGCACACAGTTGAAACAATTCTTATCAGCGTTATTAGTATGCTTGCTGATCCTAATGACGAAAGTCCTGCCAACGTTGATGCCGCCGTAAGTTGATTATTCTTATTTCATAATACATTGAACCACTATAGAATTAttgtaaacaaattattaaaattaaaatagaaccAAAATTGTTGAGGGAGATTTTCTGCTAAGTCAAAGTTATATACAGTGCAACATAAAATCGCAATTAATCATACAAGTGTGTAACTGACCATTGATTATTAGTTTTTGCTTCATGTGAAGTTTAAGAGTTCTTCATATTTTATGTCTTTTCAAATACATATAACAATTTAGATAATTCAAGTATTGATGAAGATAATCATTTTCTAATCTTTCGAAATATTAACGTAGTACTTACTATTGAAAACCAATTTTTGTACTTTCcgaaatagatattttaaatttgagctTCGAATAATGATTCCTTTAAGTTTTCAtacaaaacaatttaaaattaataaattgcatTTATTAAGGACTCGAAGTTGCGTAGGCATTGAAAAGCTTTACTGCTCTAGACAAAATTCTAGCGTTCAAATCCAAGATTTACCGCCAAGCCAAAATCGGCTTAAATGGTgggaaatataaataaaatgatatatacTTCGATAAACTAAGTAGTTGTACtatatggaaataaaatatgaaccgaacaattaattaacaatttctaTTCAAACTAATGTATACtcatacgataaaaaaaattcaatactaTTTTCAACTCATATCACAGTACGTAAAGTAtctcaactcaaaatttttgcgataaaattttaacggtCAAATGTAGTTGCGTAGATATTCGACAAAAGTTTAGTTGACCGGCTTCCAAAATATgctttttaggtagatttctcGAAATTTCAGATTTCGTGAGATTTAAATCTcactattgtatttgtcttcatgatcgatttttcaagaaattttgtcataacctGTCATAATTGGTTGAGTCGAGTTAAAAAATACTACtcgttaaaaaattgatatatgtatacatgtaaTATAACCAATTTTGTCATCAAGATTACTCCTACTATTCTTATTGGATCCTAATGGAATTTTCTACACTTATTCTATAGACGATTATCACGGTCAAGTTTGAAGATAGGctaaatcggttgattagtttagaagttatggctgtttgaaattttcacgctttttcgaaaaaatcaatatttatttactgttgaAGTGCATACAtctataaaactaaaactgatagacaattttcgtaaaaagtatcttaaaGCTAGTGTAAtaacctttaattttttaccttaaACTTTGTGTTTTGactatttttccaataatttgatagtcTTGAATGCTTGGACATTATTAAGAATATtagaaaatatggttttcatcccgaataatttttgcattttcaattataatctAATTCCGTCAGTTATATTTTGTTGTGAAGAAAATAATCCGTAAACTTCACAGTTACTTTATGTTTTCAAagtctatatatctatatatagatatattcatatatatatatatatatatatatatatatatatatatatatatagcccaaaaaaccgactattttttttttcgagtctcttataaaaatttgttggtttacaatattttaagaagcctctccaaaaatcaactcgataaaaaattttcaagaggtcgctcacgaattttgaaaatataaaaaatgatcgaaatttggattttatttaaaatttatttctttttcgtggcagcaatagtttatatttgtgaaatcatgactacgctgaaaatataagcccaaaatttaaatattaaaactcgctcaagaattttgaatgtttccgactACTGTCTCTTGAACGTTTTCGAGTGACCcttgaatattgataataaagcttctcgattttttcaccatcaatttgcatcacaatgaatggaaatataacccgagaaatagaaataataagttatttacatacttttttattttttaattcactttttaagtttttttccattattcaaaacttaccaaattttattgttcaagactgtcctgtatatttttggttatgcaaaagttatattttagtgaaatgacaataattaagttataaaaaaatacaaaaactcattcaaagtattagtcacatattatcagttaatattcaaaattcttgaacgccgtctaaatatttaaattttgggctgaaattttcagcatagacataattttacaattataaactattgctgctacgagaaagaaaaaattaagaagtaataaatccgaatttcaatcatttttgatactttcaaaattcgtgagcgacttcttggaaattttttatcgagctgatttttggagaagcttcttaaaacatcataagccaacaaattttcataagagactcgaaaaaaaaatagtcggtttttttgagCCAccacattcatatatatatatatatgaatgtggTGGCGTGAATCAACTGTGTCTCTATACCAGTGTCATATGCCTGTTTAACCTCTcgcgaatttaaatttattaataatagataaatataaattataactgtTATTTACCTATGTGTTTATTAACCTATTATCATTCTCTaccaattttatgaaaaatctttcagcttaatatttaagttttgatttttaaatacctAAATATTTGCTTGCGctgtttttgataatttaaatgaatttacaaATCTcgaatttttgatgaattgtGTAAGTTTTCATCAATGCATATTTTATTacgcatatatattttcgtttCTAACCATGTTTACTCAAAGCtagtttataaattcgatattttcGTAATACGCGATTAACTTAGTATTGCTTGtacatttatgtataaatatataagtatgctAACAATATTTGAATCGCGGATCAAGAATCTCGGATGGAAAATCTGatcttcaaaaattgactTCAATTTTAGTAAAACTGAACAAGGACCGCCTTCGTTTTAAACTAAGCTTGAGCTAGCGAACTCAGGGAGgtgctaaaaattttcgaaaaatctacCTTCTATTCTGGGTGCCagatgacattttttgattattttttactactttTATTAGGAATTAGATATAAacttgttgaaatttttatttcatattaatttttcattgtaaataattgatgtttttttaaaattatgattacaGAAAGAGTGGAGGGAAAGTTATACAGAGTTTAAGCGAAAAGTTGCCAGGTGCGTACGAAAAAGCCAAGAAGAATGTTTGTAGGGGTaaagaaactataaaaaaaaagaaacaaaaataaataaataaataaaaactgaaaGACTTATTTAATTCTGGTAAGCAAATTACATGTGCATCCACCAATTGAGTTTTATCTATCATAATGAAGTACTCagtcaattaatattttcttctttaaaGGGACAT encodes:
- the LOC103573899 gene encoding ubiquitin-conjugating enzyme E2 G1, translating into MSEPQSALLLRKQLAELNKNPVEGFSAGLIDDNDIYRWEVLIIGPPDTLYEGGFFKAHLQFPKEYPLRPPRMKFITEIWHPNIEKNGDVCISILHEPGDDKWGYEKASERWLPVHTVETILISVISMLADPNDESPANVDAAKEWRESYTEFKRKVARCVRKSQEECL